In Triticum aestivum cultivar Chinese Spring chromosome 5B, IWGSC CS RefSeq v2.1, whole genome shotgun sequence, the following proteins share a genomic window:
- the LOC123110540 gene encoding B3 domain-containing protein Os12g0592300 has protein sequence MMVDEKGWCMRCREWQEHYYWEHMEDVSKISFFKLMTGDFQQRISIPERISNSFIRKIADGGFTLKAPSGEEWRVGVEKIADELFLMPGWEEFAKARELQENDLLFFKCSGNGSFDVLIFDASSCEKVSCFFANKKGTSMHKQFDNIVSQHGEKHCILSDSDDTSMPLSQLVRSTHKAPTSKKPRKENESPNSSNYYLKNEVEQEEESDDDHTQSNNYYYSRIANCLTEDEREEIFGQVSIQSGNPVYVVVLQKAHVRPVNNLLIISSKFAADHLEGRSYEMLLLRPNRKEKWCLKYYHNRVTRGFNSRRWNKFVRDNMLREGYVCVFELMKGATKATMTVHVLRKVDDKFVLLG, from the exons ATGATGGTGGATGAGAAGGGATGGTGTATGAGGTGCAGGGAGTGGCAGGAGCACTACTACTGGGAGCACATGGAGGATGTGAGCAAGATCAGCTTCTTCAAGCTCATGACAGGAGATTTTCAGCAGCGCATT AGCATACCGGAGAGGATATCCAACAGTTTCATCCGGAAGATCGCTGATGGAGGATTCACCCTCAAAGCACCAAGCGGCGAGGAATGGCGCGTTGGTGTCGAAAAGATTGCCGATGAGCTGTTCTTAATGCCAGGATGGGAGGAATTTGCCAAGGCTCGCGAACTGCAGGAGAATGACCTCTTGTTCTTCAAATGCAGTGGCAATGGCTCCTTTGATGTACTCATCTTCGACGCGAGCAGTTGCGAGAAGGTTTCATGTTTCTTTGCCAATAAAAAGGGTACCAGTATGCACAAACAGTTCGATAACATTGTATCTCAACACGGTGAAAAGCACTGCATTTTGAGTGattctgacgatactagcatgccaCTATCACAGCTGGTTCGGTCTACTCACAAGGCCCCCACTTCAAAGAAACCAA GGAAAGAGAATGAATCTCCAAACAGCAGCAACTATTATCTTAAGAACGAGGTGGAACAAGAAGAGGAAAGTGATGACGACCACACTCAATCCAACAACTACTACTACTCAAGGATTGCCAATTGCCTGACAGAAGATGAACGAGAGGAAATATTCGGGCAAGTATCAATTCAGTCTGGCAACCCTGTATATGTGGTTGTCCTGCAGAAGGCTCATGTTCGCCCTGTGAACAACCTACTG ATCATCTCCAGCAAGTTTGCAGCTGATCATCTTGAGGGGAGATCATATGAGATGCTGCTTCTCAGGCCAAACAGGAAAGAGAAATGGTGTCTGAAGTACTACCACAACAGGGTCACCCGAGGCTTCAACAGCCGGCGCTGGAACAAGTTTGTTCGTGATAATATGCTGCGCGAGGGCTACGTCTGCGTCTTCGAGCTGATGAAAGGCGCGACGAAGGCGACGATGACTGTCCACGTCCTTCGGAAGGTGGATGACAAGTTTGTCCTACTGGGCTAA